The region TCACGGCATCTGCGAATGCAATTGCACGCTCGGCGCGTTCCGCGGCTAATGCCGGTCCCACAGGGGTGGCTATGACTGCGTGCATCCTGGCTCCATGGAAATCGACCCGTTGAGCCTCGAAGCTTTCCGCGATCTCATCGCAAACTGAGTAATGGAGATGCAGCATTGAAAGCACGCGTTGATGACTGCCCTCGGTCTCCCGTTCAGCATCAATCATCGCCGACGCGAAATCCATCATTTGGATGTAGACATGGACACCATCAACGACGACGGCGGTCCGCAGAGGGATATTGTCCAGCGGTGACTCGCGAACACCGTCGAGCTTCAGGCGCCCCTGAATCGCTTTTGCGCGCGCTGTCCAGTAAAAGTCATCAAAATTATCAATGCTGACTGCGGTGCTCGGAGCATCGGCATAGAACTTCTGAATGCGCTGGCGGCTGCGTTCCTTAGACCACGCCATAGTGCTTCGCTCCTCAAAAATGGGCGATGCGGCTTTTGTGCCGCACGCCGTTCTTGTCCCTCAGGACCCTCGTCTCTGCCTCAAACATTCCCTCGCCCTCAGTTCCGATGATGCGGGCAAAGACGTCCTCGCTTATGCGCAGTCGGCCAAGGGGATTTCCACTGGAACATTCGTAGGCCTGTTCGTAGCGGCTGGCGTTGTTTACTGTTGTGCCGATCGTCGTGAACGCAATTCGGTCACCACCGCCGAAGTCGCCAAAGAGCACGGGGCCGATATGCAATCCGATCCGGATGTCACAGGGAATGCCGTTCTCAGCGAAGTAGGCGTCGAGGTCTACGAGACAGTCCTTGGCGGCGGCAACGGCTCCGCGACATGCCTTCACTTGCCGATCGGTGTCCGGCGCCTTCCAGAACGCCATCAATCCGTCGCCCATGAATTTGTCGATCTGGCCGCCATGATTCATGATGACCCGCGTCTGGATATCCATCATCGATCGCAGCGCCTGCGCAACCGCATCCGCAGGTTGAGAGAAGGCGAAGCTCGAGAAGCCCTTCAGGTCACTGAACCAAATGAGTGCTGTGCTGCTCTCGACAGGGATTCGATTGGTCATCTCGCCGTCATCGAAAGCGGCGTTTGCGGCCTGCGCACCTTCATCGCAGACAAAACGCTCGATCACATTCTCCAGCGCTTCCTCGTGTTTGCGAAGTTGAGCTCGCAAAACGGACGCTTCATCTAGTTTCGCGGCCCGAACTCTTGCGCAGGTTTCGTGCCATACGGCTTGTTCACTGTCTGGCAGAGAGGCGATCACCGAGTAATCGATCTTGAATGCAGTCGATGGTCCTGAAGCTTTGATGGTTGCCCCACGGGTGCGATTTCCGCCGGCATCATTGAGCCGATAAAGCGCCTGTTCTCCGATAAGTTCGCCAGGGAGTCGCCGGCCGATCAGATGCGTGTCTTCTTCGATGCGATATTCACCCGAGGCCACGATCCAGAGTTCGTGTGCGATGTCGCCTTTGTGGCAAAGGCAATGACCGTCGCGCGTCCGAATGAGACGATCCGAGGTCAAGATTTTCGCCAGCACTTCGGGATCGGGGCAGAACCTCGAAAGGAAGCTTTCAATTGGCGACTGGGCGGCCGATCCTGGCACCCCGATAAAGGACATTTTTTCCCTATTTGTTCCCTTAATCGCCTTCCGGATGCGATGCATCCGGAAGGTCATGCTGCATTTGCGTCGATCCACCAGACAAACCGGCGGGATTTTCGTCCGTTATCCAATCAATCTCGCCCAGGGCGATGTTTGCTTGATGGGATAGCCATCAGAGTAGTAAGGGCACTCAGCTGCACCCACTCGTCGCCCCACATGTATCGCACTTCTCGCAGGTCCCGTTCCGCACCATCGTGAAGTTCTGGCACTCCGAGCACATGTTGCCGGTATAGCCCTGCATGATCGAGCGCTGGCGGCGTTCGGCTTCCACCTTCTTGGCTTCGGTCTTGGCCGTTGCCGCATCGGCTGCCGCCTTGTCGGAGAAGAGGGCAGTGGCGTCGCTGGTGATTTCCTCGATCACCTCTTCGGCGATCTCCTCGGCCAATTCCTTGGCGCGCTCCTCGTAATCGCGCTTGAAGGCGACGATTTCGGAGGTGGAGATGGCGACCGTCGGTTCCAGCTTGCGCGCGGCGCTGCCGGCAAAGGCGGTCACCGTGCCGGTGGACGCGGCGCGGGCAGGGGCTGCCGTTGCTGCACCCTTGGGTTCGCCCGCCTGGCGTTCGCCGCCGGTGCCGGAGACGAGCGTCGGCTTGTAGCCGCGGGTCCAGCCGGTCGACAGCAGGTTGGTCTTGCCTTCCTGGATGCCTTTGCCGAGTGCTGTGTTGGAGAAATCCGACGTATCGACATGGGCGAGGTCATGACGGCCGAGATAGGAGACGGCCAGTTCGCGGAAGACGTAATCGAGGATCGAGGTGGCGTTCTTGATGGCATCGTTGCCGATGACCATGCCGGCCGGCTCGAACTTGGTGAAGGTGAAGGCCTCGACATATTCTTCGAGCGGCACGCCATATTGCAGGCCGAGCGAGATGGCGATGGCGAAATTGTTCATCATCGCGCGGAAGGCAGCGCCTTCCTTGTGCATGTCGATGAAGATCTCGCCGAGGCGGCCGTCGCCGAATTCACCGGTGCGGAGATAGACCTTGTGCCCGCCGACGGCGGCCTTCTGGGTGTAGCCCTGGCGGCGGTTCGGCAGCTTCTCGCGTTCGCGCGAAACCCGTTCGATCACCCGCTCGATGATCTTCTCGGTGATGGTGACGGCCTGGGCGGCGACCGGCGCCTGCAGCAGGTCCTCCAGCGCTTCCTCGTCGTCCTCGTCTTCGATCAGCGAGGCGTTGAGCGGCTGCGACAGCTTCGAGCCGTCGCGATAGAGCGCGTTGGCCTTGAGGCCGAGCTTCCAGGAGAGCAGATAGGCGTTCTTGCAATCCTCGACGGTGGCGTCGTTCGGCATGTTGATCGTCTTGGAGATCGCGCCGGAGATGAAGGGCTGGGCGGCCGCCATCATGCGGATATGGCTTTCCACCGAGAGGTAGCGCTTGCCGATCTTGCCGCAGGGATTGGCGCAATCGAAGACCGGCAGGTGCTCGGCCTTCAGGAAGGGCGCGCCTTCCAGCGTCATCGCGCCGCAGACATGGATGTTGGCGGCTTCGATGTCCTTCCTCGAGAAGCCGATATGGTCGAGCAGGCTGAAGCTCATGTCGGCCAGCTGTTCGTCGGAAACCTTCAGCGTCTCCTTCAGGAAATCGGCGCCGAGCGTCCACTGGTTGAAGACGAACTTGATGTCGAAGGCGCTCTTCAGCGCAGCATTGACCGCGTCCACCTTCTCGTCGGTGAAGCCCTTGGCCTTCAGCGTCGACGGGTTGATTGCGGGCGCCTGGTTCAGGTTGCCGTGGCCAACGGCGTAGGCCTCGATTTCGGCGATCTGGCTTTCCGAATAGCCGAGCGTGCGCAGCGCGTCGGGCACGGCGCGGTTGATGATCTTGAAGTAGCCGCCGCCGGCGAGCTTCTTGAACTTGACGAGGGCGAAGTCGGGCTCGATGCCGGTCGTGTCGCAATCCATGACGAGACCGATCGTGCCTGTCGGCGCGATGACCGAGACCTGGGCATTGCGGTAGCCATGCTGTTCGCCAAGCTCAAGCGCCTTGTCCCAGGCCGATTTGGCATGGGCAGCGAGATCCTGGTCCGGGTTTTCCGAATGGATCAGCGCGACCGGGTCGATCGACAGGGCTTCATAGCCGGAGGTTTCGCCATAGGCGGCGCGGCGATGGTTGCGGATGACCCGCAGCATGCTCTCGCGGTTCGGCGCGAAGTTCGGGAAGGGCCCGAGTTCGGCAGCCATTTCGGCCGAAGTCGCATAGCAGATGCCCGTCATGATCGCGGTCAGCGAACCGGCGATGGCGCGGGCCTCAGTGGAGTCATAGGGAATGCCTGAGGACATCAGCAGGCCGCCGATATTGGCGTAGCCGAGGCCGAGCGTGCGGTATTCGTAGGAGAGTTCGGCAATGCGCTTCGACGGGAACTGCGCCATCATGACCGAGACTTCGAGCACGACGGTCCACAGCCGAACGGCGTGTTCGTAGTCGGCAATGTTGATGCGCTTGGTGGCCTTGTCCTTGAACTGCAGCAGGTTCAGCGAGGCGAGGTTGCAGGCCGTGTCGTCGAGGAACATATATTCCGAGCACGGGTTCGAGCCGCGGATCGGGCCGCCGGCCGGCGAGGTGTGCCAGTCGTTCATCGTCGTGTTGAAGTGGATGCCCGGATCGGCCGAAGCCCAGGCGGCGTAGGAAATCGTTTCCCAGAGGTCGCGCGCCTTCAGCGTCTTCATCACTCGGCCGTCCTTGCGGGCGGTCAGGTTCCATTCGCCGTCATTTTCGACGGCGCGCAGGAAGTCGTCCTTGATCGACACGGAGTTGTTGGAGTTCTGGCCGGAGACCGTGAGATAGGCTTCCGA is a window of Rhizobium sp. N324 DNA encoding:
- a CDS encoding adenylate/guanylate cyclase domain-containing protein, with protein sequence MTFRMHRIRKAIKGTNREKMSFIGVPGSAAQSPIESFLSRFCPDPEVLAKILTSDRLIRTRDGHCLCHKGDIAHELWIVASGEYRIEEDTHLIGRRLPGELIGEQALYRLNDAGGNRTRGATIKASGPSTAFKIDYSVIASLPDSEQAVWHETCARVRAAKLDEASVLRAQLRKHEEALENVIERFVCDEGAQAANAAFDDGEMTNRIPVESSTALIWFSDLKGFSSFAFSQPADAVAQALRSMMDIQTRVIMNHGGQIDKFMGDGLMAFWKAPDTDRQVKACRGAVAAAKDCLVDLDAYFAENGIPCDIRIGLHIGPVLFGDFGGGDRIAFTTIGTTVNNASRYEQAYECSSGNPLGRLRISEDVFARIIGTEGEGMFEAETRVLRDKNGVRHKSRIAHF
- a CDS encoding vitamin B12-dependent ribonucleotide reductase, encoding MRIERRFTKAGQGAYADIEFRKATSEIKNPDGSIVFRLENIDVPAQFSQVATDVLAQKYFRKAGVPTRLKKVEENDVPSFLWRSVPDDAALKTLPRDEQTGSEIDARQVFDRLAGTWTYWGWKGGYFSSEEDAAAFKDELAYMLATQRVAPNSPQWFNTGLHWAYGIDGPGQGHFYVDPFTGKLTKSKSAYEHPQPHACFIQSVEDDLVNEGGIMDLWVREARLFKYGSGTGSNFSMLRGEGEKLSGGGRSSGLMSFLKIGDRAAGAIKSGGTTRRAAKMVVVDIDHPDIEEYINWKVKEEQKVAALVTGSKIVARHLKLIMKACFNCEGGDNGDCFDPAKNPALKREIRAAKKDQVPENYVQRVIQFARQGYKDLEFKTYDTDWDSEAYLTVSGQNSNNSVSIKDDFLRAVENDGEWNLTARKDGRVMKTLKARDLWETISYAAWASADPGIHFNTTMNDWHTSPAGGPIRGSNPCSEYMFLDDTACNLASLNLLQFKDKATKRINIADYEHAVRLWTVVLEVSVMMAQFPSKRIAELSYEYRTLGLGYANIGGLLMSSGIPYDSTEARAIAGSLTAIMTGICYATSAEMAAELGPFPNFAPNRESMLRVIRNHRRAAYGETSGYEALSIDPVALIHSENPDQDLAAHAKSAWDKALELGEQHGYRNAQVSVIAPTGTIGLVMDCDTTGIEPDFALVKFKKLAGGGYFKIINRAVPDALRTLGYSESQIAEIEAYAVGHGNLNQAPAINPSTLKAKGFTDEKVDAVNAALKSAFDIKFVFNQWTLGADFLKETLKVSDEQLADMSFSLLDHIGFSRKDIEAANIHVCGAMTLEGAPFLKAEHLPVFDCANPCGKIGKRYLSVESHIRMMAAAQPFISGAISKTINMPNDATVEDCKNAYLLSWKLGLKANALYRDGSKLSQPLNASLIEDEDDEEALEDLLQAPVAAQAVTITEKIIERVIERVSREREKLPNRRQGYTQKAAVGGHKVYLRTGEFGDGRLGEIFIDMHKEGAAFRAMMNNFAIAISLGLQYGVPLEEYVEAFTFTKFEPAGMVIGNDAIKNATSILDYVFRELAVSYLGRHDLAHVDTSDFSNTALGKGIQEGKTNLLSTGWTRGYKPTLVSGTGGERQAGEPKGAATAAPARAASTGTVTAFAGSAARKLEPTVAISTSEIVAFKRDYEERAKELAEEIAEEVIEEITSDATALFSDKAAADAATAKTEAKKVEAERRQRSIMQGYTGNMCSECQNFTMVRNGTCEKCDTCGATSGCS